The genome window CGCGCCCGAGTCGCATTCAGGAGGCGCTTGCCAGGGTTTGCGGGCGCATGGACCTGGAATGCGGCGAAGCCGAGGAAGTGATGGCGGAAATCGCCGACGGCAAAGCCACGACCGCGCAGATTGCCGGCCTGTTGACCGCCATGCACCTTAAAGGCGAGTCGGTCAGTGAAATCACCGGATTCGCGCGCGCCATGCGCCGCCGGGTAATCCCCGTCAACGGCCCGGAAAATACTCCGCTTCTCGATACCTGCGGCACTGGCGGCGACGGCAAAGGCACCTTCAACATTTCCACATGCGCCGCCTTTGTCGCCGCCGGCGCCGGAGCCCGCGTGGCCAAGCACGGCAATCGTTCCATCACATCCCGTTGCGGCAGCGCCGATGTACTCGAAGCCCTGGGCGTCAATATCACGGCTCCGACCGAAGTGATGGAAAAGTGCCTGCGGGAGATCGGTTTGGCCTTCCTCTTCGCACCCCGCCTGCATCCGGCCATGAAAAACGCCGTCCCCGCGCGCCTGGAGATCGGGGTCAAGAGCATATTCAACATACTTGGTCCGTTGGTCAACCCGGCCGCGGCCTCCCGGCAGTTAATCGGGGTCAACCGGGCGGCGCAAATGGATCGAATGGCCGCCGCAGTGGTCCGTCTGGGCACGGAAAGAACCATGCTTGTCCAGGGACAAGACGGCCTTGACGAAATCTCTTTGTGCGGTGCCACTCAAGTGGTGGAAATCCGCGATCATTGGACGTGTTCATACGCAATCCGTCCACAGGACCTTGGGCTGGCCCCCTGTCGCCCGGAAGAACTCCATGGAGGGAACCTCAAAACCAACGCTGAAATTGTCCTGGCCGTCCTGGACGGCCGCAAGGGCCCGCACCGGGACGCGGTGTTGTTGAACGCGGCCGCGGCCATCTATTTATATGACCTGGTTCCCGACCTGAATAGCGGAGTAAGAGCGGCGGCCGCGGCCATCGACGGCGGCGCGGCCCGAAACAAGTTGGAAGACCTGGTCCGTTGCTCAAATGCCTGAAATGGAAAACCTGCTCAAAACCATTTGCAACCGTATCCTTGATGAAGAAGGTCATCTTTTCGACCTCTTTGACCCGGACGAGTTCAATCCGGCAAAGCGCCGGCCGCCCAGGCCGGTACCGGCCGGGCCCGGTTCAGAATTCCTGTTCATTTGCGAAATCAAGCGCGCGTCGCCAGTGAAAGGCAGACTGTGCGCCAACTTTGAACCGGGAAAGCTGGCTCGTCAATACGAGCGTGCCGGGGCCGGAGCGATCTCGGTCATCACGGAAAAAAACTTTTTTCGTGGTTCGGTTGAGCACCTGCTGCCGGTTCGCCGACAGACCAACCTGCCACTGTTGCGCAAGGATTTCCTGATCCATCCCCAACAGGTTTACTCATCCTACAACCTCGGCGCCGACTTCATCCTTTTAATAGCCGCCTGCCTGGGTGATGATCAGTTAAAGGAAATGGTCGCGGCTGCCCGGCTCCTCAACCTGTCCGTGATGATCGAAATCCACCCGGCTTCGGAATTGGAACGCGTGCTGTCCGTCAATCCTGATTTGTTGGCGATCAACAACCGCAATTTAGACGACTTCTCGGTGGATTCGCGTCATTCCCTCGCCATCAAGCCCCTGGTTCCTGAAGAAATCCCGGTTATCAGCGCCTCGGGGATCAATTCCGCCGCACAGATTCGTGAACTGAAAGCGGCGGGATTTGCGGGCGCCCTGATCGGAGAACACCTTGTGCGCAGTTCCGAGCCCGAAAAAACCTTGAGGCGATTGATCCATGACTAAAATCAAAGTCTGCGGCCTCACCCGCGCGGAAGATGTCGCCCTTGCCGTTGAACTGGGAGCGGATTTCATCGGGTTCATTTTCTGCCCGGACTCGCCGCGTTGCATCCATCCCCAAAATGTCGCCGCGCTGCTTCAGGCGATTCCTGCGCCCAATGTCTGCCGCGTCGGCGTTTTCGTTGACCAAAACCCCGAAACCGTCCGGGAAATCGCAAACCTTTGCCGTCTCGACCTGGTGCAGTTGCATGGCCGGGAAACACCGCTGTACTGTCGCGAACTCGGACTGCCGCACTGGAAAGCCCTGCGCCCGAGAAGCCCGGGCGAGCTTTCGCTCCTCTCTCAATACCCCGACCAGGTCATCCTGTTGGACACCTGGCACCCGAGGCAAAAGGGTGGCACCGGCCGCCCCCCGGACACGGCAATTCTGCAAGCAGCCCTCAAAAGCGGCAGGCGGATCGTAATCGCCGGTGGGGTGGGAACCGCGAACCTGCCTCAGCTGCTGAACATGAGTCCCTGGGCCCTGGATGTCAACAGCGCGTTGGAACACTATCCCGGAGTAAAGGATCACGAAGCCATGCAGGGTTTTTTCCGCATGCGGCGGGAGCATTCCCAAAGCACAAAGAGGCAACATGAAACCAAAAAAAATTAAACGTTTTTACGGAGTTTATGGCGGACGCTACGTACCCGAAATGCTCATTCCGGCCCTCGAAGAACTTGAATCCGCCTTTCTCTATTGGCAAAAACAGAAATCCTTTCGCTCTGAATTGGACTCTTTATTGCGCAATTACGCCGGTCGTCCGACTCCGCTCTACTATGCGGAAAACCTGACCCGGGAAACCGGGGGCGGCGAAATTCACCTGAAGCTTGAGGGGCTTGCCCACACCGGGGCCCACAAAATCAACAATGTCCTCGGTCAGGCCCTGCTGGCGGTAAAAATGGGCAAAAAACATTTGATCGCCGAAACCGGTGCGGGTCAGCACGGCCTGGCCACCGCATCGGCAGCGGCCCGTTTCGGAATGCGGTGCCGCGTCTTCATGGGCAAAGTTGACATCGCGCGCCAGCACCCGAACGTGTTCTTCATGCAACGCCTGGGCGCCGAAGTAATCGCGGTCAACGACGGCGGCGGAACCCTTAAAAACGCGGTTAACGCGGCCATCAGGGACTGGACGGAGAACCTTTCCGACGGTTATTACCTGGTCGGTTCGGCCCTGGGCCCCCATCCCTATCCCGCCCTGGTAAAAAACTTCCAGTCAATCATCGGCCGCGAAGTGAAAAGCCGGTTGCAATCCAGCCGCGGGCGGCGTCCGGACCTGCTCGTCGCCTGTGTTGGTGGAGGTTCGAACGCCATCGGCTTGTTTGCGCCCTTTCTCAAGCACAACCGGGTCCGGTTCCTGGCCGCCGAAGCCGGGGGCGACGGCAACGGGGCCGGGCGCCACGCCGCGCGCTTCAGCCGGGAAGGTCGAGTCGGTATTGCTCAGGGCTACAAGTCAAGATTCCTTCAAGACG of Candidatus Aminicenantes bacterium contains these proteins:
- a CDS encoding bifunctional anthranilate synthase component II/anthranilate phosphoribosyltransferase, with translation MVLLIDNYDSFTYNIYQYLRQLGHDVQVRRNNAVSTAEITESLKPDQIILSPGPGGPESAGICLEIIRSLQGRIPILGVCLGHQCIGAAFGAEIVPAADICHGRESLVYHDGNGVFRGLKNPFRAIRYHSLAIDRGSLSTEMEVTAWTEDDEIMGVRHKTYSVEGVQFHPESIGTEQGLEILANFVESRPRPSRIQEALARVCGRMDLECGEAEEVMAEIADGKATTAQIAGLLTAMHLKGESVSEITGFARAMRRRVIPVNGPENTPLLDTCGTGGDGKGTFNISTCAAFVAAGAGARVAKHGNRSITSRCGSADVLEALGVNITAPTEVMEKCLREIGLAFLFAPRLHPAMKNAVPARLEIGVKSIFNILGPLVNPAAASRQLIGVNRAAQMDRMAAAVVRLGTERTMLVQGQDGLDEISLCGATQVVEIRDHWTCSYAIRPQDLGLAPCRPEELHGGNLKTNAEIVLAVLDGRKGPHRDAVLLNAAAAIYLYDLVPDLNSGVRAAAAAIDGGAARNKLEDLVRCSNA
- a CDS encoding phosphoribosylanthranilate isomerase, yielding MTKIKVCGLTRAEDVALAVELGADFIGFIFCPDSPRCIHPQNVAALLQAIPAPNVCRVGVFVDQNPETVREIANLCRLDLVQLHGRETPLYCRELGLPHWKALRPRSPGELSLLSQYPDQVILLDTWHPRQKGGTGRPPDTAILQAALKSGRRIVIAGGVGTANLPQLLNMSPWALDVNSALEHYPGVKDHEAMQGFFRMRREHSQSTKRQHETKKN
- a CDS encoding indole-3-glycerol-phosphate synthase → MPEMENLLKTICNRILDEEGHLFDLFDPDEFNPAKRRPPRPVPAGPGSEFLFICEIKRASPVKGRLCANFEPGKLARQYERAGAGAISVITEKNFFRGSVEHLLPVRRQTNLPLLRKDFLIHPQQVYSSYNLGADFILLIAACLGDDQLKEMVAAARLLNLSVMIEIHPASELERVLSVNPDLLAINNRNLDDFSVDSRHSLAIKPLVPEEIPVISASGINSAAQIRELKAAGFAGALIGEHLVRSSEPEKTLRRLIHD
- the trpB gene encoding tryptophan synthase subunit beta; protein product: MKPKKIKRFYGVYGGRYVPEMLIPALEELESAFLYWQKQKSFRSELDSLLRNYAGRPTPLYYAENLTRETGGGEIHLKLEGLAHTGAHKINNVLGQALLAVKMGKKHLIAETGAGQHGLATASAAARFGMRCRVFMGKVDIARQHPNVFFMQRLGAEVIAVNDGGGTLKNAVNAAIRDWTENLSDGYYLVGSALGPHPYPALVKNFQSIIGREVKSRLQSSRGRRPDLLVACVGGGSNAIGLFAPFLKHNRVRFLAAEAGGDGNGAGRHAARFSREGRVGIAQGYKSRFLQDADGQILPTHSISAGLDYAGIGPELAAWVERGRIEVTRVSDSEALAAFEKLCRLEGIIPALESAHAVHAGISAAASLPKRAIVVINISGRGEKDLFITAGALDREKWRAFLLREAMDG